The Argentina anserina chromosome 3, drPotAnse1.1, whole genome shotgun sequence genome includes a region encoding these proteins:
- the LOC126786922 gene encoding uncharacterized protein LOC126786922: MTNTPLMSQLPHNSWNQTTKRNWWSPINGRRSSSALHPTHSDSAHFIHTPMIISKASTFTTHRPLSFPPKWVLIKSPPSHLFMVFSSSSSADAPRWNHSHHFIPNQNDAVYKKPRNPEETAAAEEGGEGERRVSCEVNMISWRERRVKAEISVNADVDSVWNALTDYERLADFIPNLVSSGRIPCPHPGRIWLEQRGLQRALYWHIEARVVLDLQEFPNLGGNDRELHFSMVDGDFKKFEGKWSVKCGIRSSSTILSYEVNVIPRFNFPAIFLERIIRSDLPVNLRALACRSEKAFEGEQKIAIEESSMSSTLNGLKKDMDGSQCEKDYPLNEFKENFSGPTSSSLPPASTELNSNWGVFGKVCRLDRPCLVDEVHLRRFDGLLENGGVHRGVVASITVKAHVREVWSVLTAYESLPEIVPNLAISRILSRENNKVRILQEGCKGLLYMVLHARVVLDLCEQLEQEISFEQVEGDFDSFRGKWVLEQLGSHHTLLKYMVESKMRKDTFLSEAIMEEVIYEDLPSNLCTIRDYIEKREEAKSSKNCDESIHMEEQTDSSSTDHTDDGCIVVDRFSDSNVQSSSAQRPRVPGLQKDIEVLKAELLKFIAEHGQEGFMPMRKQLRLQGRVDIEKSITRMGGFRKIATLMNLSLAYKHRKPKGYWDSLENLQEEISRFQRSWGMDPSYMPSRKSFERAGRYDIARALEKWGGLHEVSRLLSLNVRHPNRRLNPARDVKSDHAVSTNVKGTKDAASNPYVSQDTQKWISKLKHLDINWVE; this comes from the exons ATGACGAACACACCCCTAATGTCACAGCTGCCACACAATTCATGGAACCAAACCACCAAAAGAAACTGGTGGTCACCAATCAACGGTCGGAGGAGTTCAAGTGCTCTACACCCAACCCACTCCGACTCAGCTCACTTCATCCACACTCCCATGATCATCTCCAAAGCTTCAACCTTTACAACCCACAGACCCCTCTCCTTCCCACCCAAATGGGTCCTCATAAAGAGCCCACCCTCCCACCTCTTCATGgtcttctcttcctcctcctccgccgacGCACCCAGATGGAACCACTCCCACCATTTCATCCCCAACCAAAACGACGCCGTGTACAAGAAACCGAGAAACCCGGAAGAGACAGCGGCGgcggaggaaggaggagaaggagagagaagagTGAGCTGTGAAGTAAATATGATTTCTTGGCGGGAACGCCGCGTCAAGGCCGAGATTTCCGTAAATGCTGACGTCGATTCCGTCTGGAATGCTCTGACGGATTACGAGCGTCTTGCTGACTTCATCCCCAATCTGGTTTCCAG TGGGAGGATTCCATGTCCACATCCCGGGCGTATTTGGCTGGAGCAGAGAGGCCTGCAGAGAGCTTTGTACTGGCATATCGAAGCTCGAGTTGTTTTGGACCTTCAGGAGTTTCCCAATCTG GGTGGTAATGATCGTGAGCTTCACTTTTCCATGGTTGACGGGGACTTCAAAAAATTTGAAGGCAAATGGTCTGTGAAATGCGGGATAAG GTCGTCATCCACTATTTTATCGTATGAAGTAAATGTGATACCGAGATTCAACTTCCCTGCCATTTTCCTGGAGAGGATTATCAGATCAGATCTCCCTGTCAATCTTCGGGCCTTGGCTTGTAGGTCTGAAAAGGCTTTTGAAGGGGAACAGAAGATAGCAATAGAAGAAAGCTCCATGTCTAGCACTTTAAATGGACTCAAAAAAGATATGGACGGTTCACAGTGTGAAAAGGATTATCCACTTAATGAATTTAAAGAGAATTTTTCTGGCCCTACTTCTAGTTCGTTGCCCCCAGCTTCTACTGAGTTGAATAGTAATTGGGGTGTTTTTGGAAAAGTCTGCAGACTTGATAGGCCTTGCTTGGTGGATGAGGTTCATCTTCGGAGATTCGATGGTCTATTG GAAAATGGAGGCGTCCATCGTGGTGTTGTTGCCAGCATAACAGTTAAAGCTCATGTTCGTGAAGTATGGAGTGTTTTGACAGCTTACGAAAGTCTTCCTGA gATAGTTCCTAATTTGGCTATTAGTCGGATATTATCAAGAGAAAACAACAAAGTCCGAATTCTACAG GAAGGCTGTAAGGGCTTGCTTTATATGGTACTTCATGCACGTGTTGTCCTAGACTTGTGTGAACAACTTGAACAGGAGATAAGTTTTGAACAAGTTGAAGGGGACTTCGATTCATTTCGGGGTAAATGGGTTCTTGAGCAGCTGGGAAGTCATCACACACTGTTGAAGTACATGGTTGAATCGAAAATGCGCAAAGATACTTTTCTCTCTGAAGCTATCATGGAAGAG GTTATATATGAAGATCTCCCTTCAAATTTATGTACAATAAGAGACTACATAGAAAAGAGGGAGGAAGCGAAGTCATCAAAGAATTGTGATGAAAGTATACACATGGAGGAACAAACTGATTCATCCAGTACTGACCATACTGATGATGGTTGTATAGTAGTTGACCGATTTTCTGATTCCAATGTTCAGAGTTCATCTGCACAAAGGCCAAGGGTCCCAGGATTGCAAAAGGATATTGAAGTTTTGAAAGCTGAGCTCCTGAAATTTATTGCAGAGCATGGGCAGGAAGGATTTATGCCCATGAGAAAGCAACTTCGTTTACAGGGAAGAGTAGATATTGAGAAATCAATCACACGAATGGGTGGATTCAGAAAGATTGCAACCCTGATGAATCTTTCTCTTGCTTATAAGCATAGAAAACCAAAGGGTTACTGGGATAGTCTTGAGAATTTGCAGGAAGAG ATTAGTCGATTTCAGAGGAGCTGGGGAATGGACCCTTCATACATGCCCAGCAGGAAGTCATTCGAACGTGCAG GGCGGTATGACATTGCTCGTGCGCTAGAAAAGTGGGGTGGCCTTCATGAAGTTTCACGCCTTTTGTCACTCAATGTGAGGCACCCCAACAGACGGCTGAACCCTGCCCGGGATGTAAAAAGTGACCATGCAGTCTCTACTAACGTAAAAGGTACGAAAGATGCAGCATCCAATCCCTATGTATCTCAAGATACACAGAAGTGGATCTCAAAATTAAAGCATTTGGACATCAATTGGGTAGAATAG